A genomic segment from Nocardia cyriacigeorgica GUH-2 encodes:
- a CDS encoding thioesterase II family protein — protein MASTPGWIRKFHKPRIADAPPLLICPHAGGGASTYRPFSKALSANFDVVLFQYPGRQDRAAETPKETLPETAAAAFDEFSRSTLNRGEPITVFGHSMGSVVAFEFTRLAEAAGIPVRMLGVSGAVAPWMCADMPPHPTDDEQLLDHVSGLEGTGAEVMGNRELMRMALPALKADYAAFDRYTCDKDVVLDTRVHAMGGSDDEYVGMGDLYAWQEHTRQPLEVTMFDGGHFYLHNQVAGIAEVLSAEPVAVSR, from the coding sequence ATGGCAAGCACCCCCGGATGGATCCGCAAATTCCACAAGCCCCGCATCGCGGACGCCCCACCGCTGCTCATCTGCCCGCATGCGGGCGGCGGCGCGTCCACCTACCGGCCGTTCTCCAAGGCGTTGAGCGCGAACTTCGACGTGGTGCTGTTCCAGTACCCCGGCCGCCAGGACCGCGCCGCCGAAACCCCCAAGGAGACCCTGCCGGAGACCGCCGCCGCGGCCTTCGACGAGTTCTCCCGCTCCACGCTCAACCGCGGTGAACCCATCACCGTGTTCGGCCACAGCATGGGCTCGGTGGTGGCGTTCGAATTCACCCGGCTGGCCGAGGCCGCGGGCATCCCGGTGCGCATGCTCGGGGTGTCGGGCGCGGTGGCGCCGTGGATGTGCGCCGATATGCCGCCGCATCCCACCGACGACGAACAGCTGCTCGACCACGTTTCCGGGCTCGAGGGCACCGGCGCCGAGGTCATGGGCAACCGGGAACTGATGCGCATGGCGCTGCCCGCGCTCAAGGCCGACTACGCCGCCTTCGACCGCTACACCTGCGACAAGGACGTGGTGCTCGACACCCGCGTCCACGCGATGGGTGGCAGCGACGACGAATACGTCGGCATGGGCGATCTGTACGCCTGGCAGGAGCACACCAGGCAGCCGCTCGAGGTCACCATGTTCGACGGCGGGCACTTCTACCTGCACAACCAGGTCGCGGGCATTGCCGAGGTGCTGTCCGCCGAACCGGTCGCGGTGTCGCGGTGA